TCGTCTCCGGCACCGCCGCTCCGGGCGCGCTGGTCACCGAAGAGGTCACCACGATCAAGCTCGAGGTCGAGGCTCTGCACATCCCCGAGTCCGTCGAGGTTTCGGTCGAGGGCGCCGAGGTCGGCACCCTGATCCTGGCCGGCGCTGTCGCGCTGCCGAAGGGCGCGACCCTGGCCGACGACGCCGAGCTGCTGCTCGTGAACGTCGTTGCCGCTCAGGCTGCCGAGCCCGCCGCCGGCGAGGCAGAGGCCGAGGCCGAGGCCTGATCAGCTCCGCGCTGAGACGCCCAGCGGCGCGCCGATCCCGGTTCGGGTTCGGCGCGCCGCTGTCGTATGAGCACCGTCGTATCGAAAGGACGCCCGAGCAGTGAGTGACGAGACCGGCACCGCAGTGGTCGTCGGCCTGGGTAACCCGGGACCGCAGTACGAGAAGACCCGCCACAACGTCGGCTTCATGGTGGCCGACGTCCTCGCCGGGCGCGTGGGCGGAAAGTTCAGCGCCCACAAGCGCAGCGGCGCCGAGATCGTGCAGACCCGGCTCGTGGGTCGGCAGGTGATCCTCGCGAAACCGCGCTCCTACATGAACCTTTCGGGCGGGGCGGTCTCCGGGCTGGCCCGCTTCTTCTCCGTGAAGCCGGAGAACATCGTCGTCATCCACGACGAACTCGACCTGGACTACGGCACAATCCGCCTCAAGCAGGGCGGCGGCGAGGGCGGACACAACGGCCTGCGCTCGATCTCCCAG
This genomic stretch from Prescottella soli harbors:
- the pth gene encoding aminoacyl-tRNA hydrolase, which codes for MSDETGTAVVVGLGNPGPQYEKTRHNVGFMVADVLAGRVGGKFSAHKRSGAEIVQTRLVGRQVILAKPRSYMNLSGGAVSGLARFFSVKPENIVVIHDELDLDYGTIRLKQGGGEGGHNGLRSISQSLGTKDYLRARVGIGRPPGRQDPADYVLKPFSSVERKELDLVCEQAADAVELVLQLGLEAAQNRLH